One Micropterus dolomieu isolate WLL.071019.BEF.003 ecotype Adirondacks linkage group LG23, ASM2129224v1, whole genome shotgun sequence DNA window includes the following coding sequences:
- the alg8 gene encoding probable dolichyl pyrophosphate Glc1Man9GlcNAc2 alpha-1,3-glucosyltransferase isoform X1, producing the protein MAEPSVDGWSWFPALALGVSLLKCLFINAYHSTDFEVHRNWLAITHSLPVSRWYHENTSEWTLDYPPLFAWFEFGLSHVAQHFDRNMLLVENLDYASPSTVLFQRLSVIATDVVFMYAVRECCRCVQEQKGARDVWNRPPFVLAVLLLWNFGLLIVDHIHFQYNGFLFGFLLLSVAKHLQSRHLQGALLFAVLLNLKHIYLYVAPAYGIYLLRSYCFAQDNKDGSVRWTSFSPLRLLALGAIVASVCALSFGPFIAMGQLPQVLSRLFPFKRGLCHAYWAPNIWALYNMLDKSLALLGVRLKLLEEAGLPRASMTGGLVQEFQHSVLPSVSPSITLVCTLLSILPAVASIWRRPRGARGFLRCLLLCALGSFMFGWHVHEKAVLIAILPLSILAVESREDAGIFLVLTTTGHYSLFPLIFTPAELPIKVVLMLMFVIYSFTALRKLHSGQMPLLRPLESAYLLGLVVVAIACEVVFPLSPWQQRLPFLPLLATSVYCSVGVCYSFLRLYASLLRREEKPKQL; encoded by the exons TCATTCCACAGACTTCGAGGTGCACAGGAACTGGTTGGCCATCACTCACAGTCTGCCGGTGTCCAGGTGGTACCATGAG AACACGTCCGAGTGGACTCTGGACTACCCTCCGCTGTTCGCCTGGTTTGAATTCGGCCTGTCCCACGTGGCTCAGCACTTCGACAGAAACATGCTGCTGGTGGAGAATCTGGACTACGCCAGCCCGTCTACTGTACTGTTCCAGAGGCTGTCGGTCATCGCCACCGACGTGGTTTTTATGTACGCCGTCAGAGA GTGCTGCAGGTGTGTTCAGGAGCAGAAAGGCGCTCGGGACGTCTGGAACCGGCCGCCCTTCGTCTTGGCTGTTCTGCTGCTCTGGAACTTCGGCCTCCTCATCGTCGACC ATATTCATTTCCAGTATAACGGCTTCCTGTTTGGCTTCCTGCTGCTGTCGGTGGCAAAACACCTGCAG TCTCGACAcctgcagggggcgctgctgttCGCCGTCCTGCTCAACCTGAAGCACATCTACCTGTACGTGGCTCCGGCCTACGGCATCTACCTGCTGAGGAGTTACTGCTTCGCTCAGGACAACAAAg aCGGGTCTGTCAGGTGGACGAGTTTCAGTCCGCTCCGTCTGCTGGCTCTGGGCGCCATCGTGGCCTCCGTCTGCGCTCTGTCCTTCGGCCCCTTCATCGCCATG GGTCAGCTCCCTCAGGTCCTGTCCCGTCTCTTCCCCTTTAAGCGGGGCCTCTGCCATGCCTACTGGGCCCCCAACATCTGGGCCCTCTACAACATGCTGGACAAAAGCCTGGCGCTGCTCG GTGTTCGGCTGAAGCTGCTGGAGGAGGCGGGGCTTCCTCGAGCCTCCATGACGGGCGGGTTGGTTCAGGAGTTTCAGCACTCGGTCCTCCCCTCAGTCTCTCCCTCCATCACACTGGTCTGCACTCTGCTCTCCATCCTG CCGGCGGTGGCGTCCATCTGGCGGCGTCCTCGCGGTGCTCGGGGTTTCCTGCGCTGCCTGCTGCTCTGCGCTCTGGGCTCCTTCATGTTCGGCTGGCACGTCCACGAGAAGGCCGTCCTCATCGCCATCCTGCCCCTCAG CATCCTGGCGGTGGAGAGCAGAGAGGATGCTGGGATCTTCCTGGTTCTGACCACCACAGGTCATTACTCCCTGTTCCCGCTGATCTTCACCCCCGCAG AGCTGCCCATCAAAGTGGTTCTGATGCTGATGTTCGTGATCTACTCTTTCACCGCTCTGAGGAAACTTCACAG CGGTCAGATGCCTCTGCTGCGTCCTCTGGAGTCCGCCTACCTGCTGGGGCTGGTTGTCGTTGCGATCGCCTGCGAGGTCGTCTTCCCCCTGTCGCCGTGGCAACAGAGGCTGCCCTTCCTCCCCCTGCTGGCGACGTCGGTGTACTGCTCCGTGGGCGTCTGCTACTCCTTCCTGCGTCTGTACGCCAGTCTGCTGAGGCGGGAGGAGAAGCCCAAACAGCTGTGA
- the alg8 gene encoding probable dolichyl pyrophosphate Glc1Man9GlcNAc2 alpha-1,3-glucosyltransferase isoform X2 gives MLLVENLDYASPSTVLFQRLSVIATDVVFMYAVRECCRCVQEQKGARDVWNRPPFVLAVLLLWNFGLLIVDHIHFQYNGFLFGFLLLSVAKHLQSRHLQGALLFAVLLNLKHIYLYVAPAYGIYLLRSYCFAQDNKDGSVRWTSFSPLRLLALGAIVASVCALSFGPFIAMGQLPQVLSRLFPFKRGLCHAYWAPNIWALYNMLDKSLALLGVRLKLLEEAGLPRASMTGGLVQEFQHSVLPSVSPSITLVCTLLSILPAVASIWRRPRGARGFLRCLLLCALGSFMFGWHVHEKAVLIAILPLSILAVESREDAGIFLVLTTTGHYSLFPLIFTPAELPIKVVLMLMFVIYSFTALRKLHSGQMPLLRPLESAYLLGLVVVAIACEVVFPLSPWQQRLPFLPLLATSVYCSVGVCYSFLRLYASLLRREEKPKQL, from the exons ATGCTGCTGGTGGAGAATCTGGACTACGCCAGCCCGTCTACTGTACTGTTCCAGAGGCTGTCGGTCATCGCCACCGACGTGGTTTTTATGTACGCCGTCAGAGA GTGCTGCAGGTGTGTTCAGGAGCAGAAAGGCGCTCGGGACGTCTGGAACCGGCCGCCCTTCGTCTTGGCTGTTCTGCTGCTCTGGAACTTCGGCCTCCTCATCGTCGACC ATATTCATTTCCAGTATAACGGCTTCCTGTTTGGCTTCCTGCTGCTGTCGGTGGCAAAACACCTGCAG TCTCGACAcctgcagggggcgctgctgttCGCCGTCCTGCTCAACCTGAAGCACATCTACCTGTACGTGGCTCCGGCCTACGGCATCTACCTGCTGAGGAGTTACTGCTTCGCTCAGGACAACAAAg aCGGGTCTGTCAGGTGGACGAGTTTCAGTCCGCTCCGTCTGCTGGCTCTGGGCGCCATCGTGGCCTCCGTCTGCGCTCTGTCCTTCGGCCCCTTCATCGCCATG GGTCAGCTCCCTCAGGTCCTGTCCCGTCTCTTCCCCTTTAAGCGGGGCCTCTGCCATGCCTACTGGGCCCCCAACATCTGGGCCCTCTACAACATGCTGGACAAAAGCCTGGCGCTGCTCG GTGTTCGGCTGAAGCTGCTGGAGGAGGCGGGGCTTCCTCGAGCCTCCATGACGGGCGGGTTGGTTCAGGAGTTTCAGCACTCGGTCCTCCCCTCAGTCTCTCCCTCCATCACACTGGTCTGCACTCTGCTCTCCATCCTG CCGGCGGTGGCGTCCATCTGGCGGCGTCCTCGCGGTGCTCGGGGTTTCCTGCGCTGCCTGCTGCTCTGCGCTCTGGGCTCCTTCATGTTCGGCTGGCACGTCCACGAGAAGGCCGTCCTCATCGCCATCCTGCCCCTCAG CATCCTGGCGGTGGAGAGCAGAGAGGATGCTGGGATCTTCCTGGTTCTGACCACCACAGGTCATTACTCCCTGTTCCCGCTGATCTTCACCCCCGCAG AGCTGCCCATCAAAGTGGTTCTGATGCTGATGTTCGTGATCTACTCTTTCACCGCTCTGAGGAAACTTCACAG CGGTCAGATGCCTCTGCTGCGTCCTCTGGAGTCCGCCTACCTGCTGGGGCTGGTTGTCGTTGCGATCGCCTGCGAGGTCGTCTTCCCCCTGTCGCCGTGGCAACAGAGGCTGCCCTTCCTCCCCCTGCTGGCGACGTCGGTGTACTGCTCCGTGGGCGTCTGCTACTCCTTCCTGCGTCTGTACGCCAGTCTGCTGAGGCGGGAGGAGAAGCCCAAACAGCTGTGA